A DNA window from Fusobacterium sp. JB019 contains the following coding sequences:
- a CDS encoding aminotransferase class I/II-fold pyridoxal phosphate-dependent enzyme: MLAKKIIGKKLGKGAFAMARQVKELKKTIDNSQIINSTIGTFFDDKENLLIFDTVDKLYKQLPAIDIFGYAAGVSGSLEYKEAVKKDILNNHIDEFNKNNTYVDVTATAGGTGAIHNTFKGYAEEGDTILLPNFMWEAYISLTQADNLNYETYNLFSNNSFNLKDFSEKLLTLIKKQKKVIIVINDPCQNPTGYSLSFEEWKSVVEILKKASSYGEIILLNDIAYIDYDFRGRDLSRKHFSLFSGLPKNILVILAYSMSKSFTCYGLRTGAQIAISTSKEVISEFSYSSEFLCRTSWSNISKGGMAILNEIFNNDSYYNEIDTTRKKWIDLLKERSNIFIKNANKENLEYCPFKGGFFITIPISENKDEIVKFLVNNNIFVLPLKNGIRIALCSVPSEKLKKLPKEIKKAIQYFKK; the protein is encoded by the coding sequence ATGTTAGCAAAAAAAATAATCGGTAAAAAACTTGGAAAAGGTGCTTTTGCTATGGCTAGACAAGTTAAAGAACTAAAAAAAACAATTGATAATTCTCAAATTATAAATTCTACAATTGGTACTTTCTTTGATGACAAAGAAAATTTATTGATCTTTGATACAGTAGACAAACTTTATAAACAACTACCGGCAATTGATATATTTGGATATGCAGCAGGAGTTAGCGGTTCTTTAGAATATAAAGAAGCTGTTAAGAAAGATATCTTAAACAATCATATAGATGAATTTAATAAAAATAATACTTACGTAGATGTTACTGCTACTGCTGGAGGAACTGGAGCTATCCACAATACATTTAAAGGATACGCTGAAGAAGGAGATACAATTCTTCTACCTAATTTTATGTGGGAAGCTTATATAAGTCTTACTCAAGCAGACAACTTAAATTATGAAACTTACAATTTATTTTCAAATAATTCATTCAATTTAAAAGATTTTTCAGAAAAACTTTTAACTCTTATAAAAAAACAAAAAAAAGTCATTATTGTTATAAATGATCCTTGTCAAAATCCAACAGGATATTCTCTTTCATTCGAAGAATGGAAATCCGTTGTAGAAATTTTAAAAAAAGCTTCATCTTATGGAGAAATAATACTACTTAACGATATTGCTTATATTGACTATGATTTTAGAGGCCGAGATCTTTCAAGAAAACATTTTTCTTTATTTTCAGGGTTGCCTAAAAATATTCTAGTAATTTTAGCTTACAGTATGTCTAAATCTTTTACTTGCTATGGGCTAAGAACTGGAGCTCAAATTGCTATTTCTACTTCTAAAGAGGTTATATCTGAATTTTCTTATTCTTCTGAGTTTTTATGCCGTACTTCTTGGTCTAATATTTCAAAAGGTGGAATGGCAATTTTAAATGAAATTTTTAATAACGATAGTTATTATAATGAAATTGATACTACTCGAAAAAAATGGATTGATTTGTTAAAAGAAAGATCTAATATATTTATTAAAAATGCAAATAAAGAGAATTTAGAATATTGCCCTTTTAAAGGTGGATTTTTTATAACTATACCTATAAGTGAAAATAAAGATGAAATAGTTAAATTTTTAGTTAATAACAATATTTTTGTTTTACCTTTGAAAAATGGTATAAGAATTGCCCTTTGTAGCGTTCCTAGTGAAAAATTAAAAAAGCTACCAAAAGAAATTAAAAAAGCTATACAATATTTTAAAAAATAA
- a CDS encoding SLC13 family permease, giving the protein MLFNPVIISVTIMMILCILRTNVIIAILISALTAGLSSGMGLSETMSILIKGMGGNSETALSYILLGTLAVAINNSGLANIISLKIFKIVKNKKYILIFIIASLACLSQNLIPVHIAFIPILIPPLLTLMNKLKIDRRAVACALTFGLKAPYIALPVGFGLIFQTIIRDQLIANGVSITLKNISAVNWTLGLGMFFGLLFALFISYKNPREYKDFTTSNQNEDSQFTKKHALATLSTLLAFGIQLKTGSLPLGALFALIFMSITKVIPRNLFDDTLNEGVNLMGFIAFVMLVAAGFGNVIRETGAVPTLVQSIIHIIGNNKILGASLMLLIGLFITLGIGTSFGTIPILAVIYCPLALKLGFSPQGIAILISAAGALGDAGSPASDSTLGPTSGLNSDNQHNHIWDTCIPTFLHFNIPLIIFGILGAFIF; this is encoded by the coding sequence ATGCTTTTTAACCCCGTAATCATTTCAGTAACAATTATGATGATTTTATGTATTTTAAGAACAAATGTAATCATAGCTATTTTAATTTCTGCATTAACAGCAGGTCTCTCTTCAGGAATGGGACTTAGCGAAACTATGAGTATCCTAATCAAAGGAATGGGAGGCAACTCTGAAACTGCTCTTAGTTATATTTTACTTGGAACCTTAGCTGTTGCTATTAATAATTCTGGTCTAGCCAATATTATTTCTCTTAAGATTTTTAAGATAGTTAAAAATAAAAAATATATACTTATTTTTATAATCGCTTCTTTAGCTTGCCTTTCCCAAAATCTTATTCCTGTTCATATAGCTTTTATACCTATTTTAATTCCGCCTCTTTTAACTTTAATGAATAAATTAAAAATAGATAGACGAGCTGTAGCTTGCGCTTTAACCTTCGGACTTAAAGCCCCTTATATTGCTTTGCCTGTTGGATTTGGACTTATTTTTCAAACTATAATTCGAGATCAATTAATTGCCAATGGTGTTTCTATCACCTTAAAAAATATTTCAGCTGTTAATTGGACATTAGGACTTGGTATGTTTTTTGGTCTTTTATTTGCCTTATTTATTTCCTATAAAAACCCCAGAGAATATAAGGATTTTACTACCTCTAATCAAAATGAAGATTCTCAATTTACTAAAAAGCATGCACTCGCAACTTTAAGTACTCTTTTGGCTTTTGGTATCCAACTAAAAACTGGTTCTTTACCTTTAGGAGCTTTATTTGCTTTAATCTTTATGTCCATCACAAAAGTTATTCCTAGAAATTTATTTGATGACACTCTTAATGAAGGGGTTAATTTAATGGGATTTATAGCCTTTGTTATGCTTGTTGCTGCTGGTTTTGGAAATGTAATTAGGGAAACTGGAGCTGTTCCAACTTTAGTCCAAAGCATCATACATATAATAGGAAATAATAAAATACTTGGAGCAAGTTTAATGCTTCTTATCGGTTTATTTATAACTCTTGGAATAGGTACTTCTTTTGGCACTATTCCTATATTAGCTGTAATCTATTGTCCTTTAGCTTTAAAATTAGGTTTTTCTCCTCAAGGAATAGCTATTTTAATTTCCGCTGCAGGAGCTCTAGGAGATGCTGGATCTCCTGCCTCGGACTCTACATTAGGTCCCACTTCCGGATTAAACTCAGATAACCAGCATAATCATATTTGGGATACTTGTATTCCTACTTTTTTACACTTTAATATTCCTTTAATTATTTTTGGGATTTTAGGAGCATTTATTTTCTAA
- the rpsF gene encoding 30S ribosomal protein S6 has product MRKYEIMYIINPTVLEEAREAVIAKVNEILTEAGAVVAKTEKWGERKLAYPIDKKKTGFYVLTTLEMDGTKLVDVERKLNITESVMRYILVKQD; this is encoded by the coding sequence ATGAGAAAATATGAAATTATGTACATTATCAACCCAACTGTATTAGAAGAAGCAAGAGAAGCGGTAATTGCTAAAGTTAATGAAATCTTAACAGAGGCAGGAGCAGTAGTTGCTAAAACAGAAAAATGGGGAGAAAGAAAGTTAGCTTATCCTATAGATAAAAAGAAAACAGGATTTTATGTACTAACTACTTTAGAAATGGACGGTACAAAATTAGTTGATGTAGAAAGAAAACTTAATATTACTGAATCAGTAATGAGATATATTCTAGTGAAGCAAGACTAA
- a CDS encoding TatD family hydrolase, translating to MKMVDTHCHMDDEQYDEDRENILRKISEKMEFIVNVGYNLVSSEKSVEYAKNQKFIYAAIGIHPTEIETYNIEVEKKIEKLLNEEEKVVAIGEIGLDYHWMVTDKEYQKKIFIRQMELARKHKKPVVIHSREAMEDTLNILEEYPDVKGIFHCFPGSIESALKISDRYYFGIGGVLTFKNSKKTVKFLKEIDINRVVLETDSPYLSPVPFRGKRNIPLNVKYVAKKIAELKGITFEEVVEITTRNAKKIYNIK from the coding sequence ATGAAGATGGTAGATACTCATTGTCATATGGACGATGAACAATATGATGAAGATAGAGAAAATATTTTAAGAAAAATATCAGAAAAAATGGAATTTATAGTAAATGTAGGATATAACCTAGTTTCTTCAGAAAAAAGCGTAGAATATGCTAAAAATCAAAAGTTTATATATGCAGCAATTGGAATTCATCCAACTGAAATTGAAACTTATAATATTGAAGTAGAGAAAAAAATAGAAAAACTATTAAATGAAGAAGAAAAAGTTGTTGCTATTGGAGAAATAGGTTTAGATTATCATTGGATGGTGACTGATAAAGAATATCAAAAGAAAATTTTTATAAGACAAATGGAATTAGCAAGGAAACATAAAAAACCTGTAGTGATACATTCTAGAGAGGCAATGGAAGACACATTAAATATTTTAGAAGAATACCCAGATGTAAAGGGAATATTTCATTGCTTTCCAGGGAGTATTGAGAGTGCTTTGAAAATTTCTGATAGATATTATTTTGGAATTGGAGGAGTTTTGACTTTTAAAAATTCAAAAAAAACAGTAAAATTTTTAAAGGAAATAGATATAAATAGAGTGGTTTTAGAAACAGATTCTCCATATTTATCACCAGTTCCATTTAGAGGAAAAAGAAATATTCCTTTGAATGTAAAGTATGTGGCTAAAAAAATAGCTGAATTGAAAGGAATTACATTTGAAGAAGTAGTTGAGATAACTACTCGAAATGCAAAAAAAATATATAATATAAAATAG
- the rpsR gene encoding 30S ribosomal protein S18, with amino-acid sequence MADYRRRRAKLRVKASEIDYKNVDLLKRFVSDKGRINPSRVTGANAKLQRKIAKAIKRARNIALIPYTRTEK; translated from the coding sequence ATGGCTGATTATAGAAGAAGAAGAGCTAAATTAAGAGTTAAAGCATCTGAAATTGATTATAAAAATGTAGATCTTTTAAAAAGATTTGTATCTGATAAAGGAAGAATCAATCCATCTAGAGTAACTGGTGCTAATGCAAAGTTACAAAGAAAAATAGCTAAAGCTATTAAAAGAGCTAGAAATATTGCTTTAATTCCATATACAAGAACAGAAAAATAA
- the acpS gene encoding holo-ACP synthase, giving the protein MKHFLGLGTDIIEISRIKKAIKNVKFLEKVYSSEELHLIGEKGNKAETYAGRFAAKEAISKAFGTGMREITFSNIEIINDDLGKPIIKFKNNIKAYEEKYLVEVSISHCKEYAVSTAIVFTKENEVKK; this is encoded by the coding sequence ATGAAACATTTTTTGGGATTAGGAACTGATATAATAGAAATATCGAGAATAAAAAAAGCGATAAAAAATGTAAAGTTTTTAGAAAAGGTTTATTCTTCGGAAGAACTTCATCTGATAGGGGAAAAAGGAAATAAAGCTGAAACCTATGCAGGAAGATTTGCAGCCAAGGAAGCTATTTCAAAAGCTTTTGGAACAGGGATGAGAGAGATTACATTTTCAAATATAGAAATTATAAATGATGATTTAGGGAAACCTATCATAAAATTTAAAAACAATATAAAAGCTTATGAAGAAAAATATTTAGTGGAGGTTTCTATATCTCATTGTAAAGAATATGCAGTTTCTACAGCCATTGTTTTTACAAAAGAAAATGAGGTGAAAAAATAA